One window of Lytechinus variegatus isolate NC3 chromosome 2, Lvar_3.0, whole genome shotgun sequence genomic DNA carries:
- the LOC121407824 gene encoding uncharacterized protein LOC121407824 — translation MSIPLSATIARLKPLRDKPSLVLVFPSVGNPGRNHLLTRTVLAIIIIITLLANASFVGAETTSTTPPVLPQNEAGDMLSHTPEGLPKVASTAFFLIALFLFSIGISYFFKYYVFSRDRKEWCCEKQSQVAVSPESMGLKDNTSRQNTPENGNAGKTGLYANIFARSYDSDEEEIRQLQLEALKAELSSDNEIRVGKKAAKPTKSSILKALETADRWPRLSVQQMTSEDKAGNGRAVKTAASIWKEKALKKSDENKKNIPEMTVVDIGNASNGILHPSNSNNVGLTSVVVHRNPSPIPSSDLSMNEAGLSLPADRQENGSIIETPRTDISIGLLSVRPKSGQGDLDGYSADFESVSLYSELSNITELQKSMDSRSVRANTAKRKNPTRDNFVSPANDSRAGENVSSKEMDDEHSRNHTINASNNAHNSLHGSCQDLELKHFNTKGPESQAENDAASEMWANKVIPCDNPPASMQVTDNNQSNTNPTLAITTEHTSQIPGLPSPEGENEIKTSSEDEKPGTPESGTPLLLTDEGSDDQKHQTPKETSDLVEGNRTPSIYAKYANNAKLPNKHVMGDADEADEPSTSAKPHSPVKPARNAEQKGHGSSPNKVATSKSRTSSAASKPSGGTPRNKTGARKPNPQKKKNVTR, via the exons ATGTCGATCCCTCTCAGTGCTACCATTGCGCGTCTGAAACCACTGAGGGACAAACCGTCACTGGTCTTGGTGTTTCCCAGTGTCGGGAATCCCGGCAGGAATCACCTGCTGACAAGAACTGTGcttgctatcatcatcatcatcactttgcTTGCAAATGCTTCTTTTGTCGGAGCTG AGACAACATCTACTACACCTCCCGTCCTTCCCCAAAATGAGGCCGGTGACATGTTATCCCACACCCCAGAAGGTCTGCCTAAAGTCGCTTCTACTGCCTTCTTCCTCATCGCTCTGTTCCTCTTCAGCATCGGTATCAGCTATTTCTTCAAATACTATGTATTCAGTCGTGACCGCAAAGAATGGTGCTGCGAGAAGCAGTCCCAGGTTGCGGTATCGCCCGAATCCATGGGCCTCAAGGACAATACAAGCAGACAGAACACCCCTGAAAACGGCAATGCTGGCAAGACAGGCCTCTACGCCAACATCTTCGCGAGGTCTTACGATTCGGACGAGGAGGAGATACGTCAATTGCAGCTCGAGGCCTTGAAAGCGGAATTGTCTAGTGACAACGAAATCCGGGTAGGGAAAAAAGCGGCGAAGCCGACTAAATCATCCATCCTGAAAGCATTGGAAACGGCAGATCGTTGGCCAAGACTTTCAGTCCAACAAATGACCTCGGAAGACAAAGCGGGCAATGGGAGGGCAGTTAAAACTGCGGCTTCTATTTGGAAGGaaaaggctttgaaaaaatcagacgaaaataagaaaaatattccAGAAATGACTGTCGTTGACATAGGCAACGCGTCAAATGGAATACTTCATCCTAGTAATAGCAATAATGTCGGTCTCACGAGTGTCGTTGTACATCGAAACCCGAGTCCTATCCCTTCATCTGACTTATCAATGAATGAAGCAGGTCTAAGTCTACCTGCTGATAGACAGGAGAATGGGTCCATTATTGAGACTCCAAGAACAGATATCTCGATTGGCCTCCTTTCTGTTAGACCAAAGTCAGGTCAAGGTGATCTCGATGGCTATTCTGCAGATTTCGAGTCGGTGAGCTTATATTCTGAATTGTCAAATATTACTGAGCTTCAAAAGAGCATGGACAGCAGAAGTGTCAGAGCAAATACTGCTAAAAGGAAAAATCCAACACGTGACAACTTTGTATCTCCAGCAAATGATAGTAGAGCTGGTGAGAACGTTTCAAGCAAGGAAATGGATGATGAACATTCCAGAAATCACACAATAAATGCATCCAACAATGCACATAATAGTCTACATGGATCGTGCCAGGATCTTGAATTAAAACACTTTAATACTAAAGGGCCAGAGTCTCAAGCTGAGAATGATGCTGCCAGTGAAATGTGGGCAAACAAAGTAATACCGTGCGACAATCCTCCAGCATCAATGCAAGTCACAGATAACAATCAATCAAACACCAATCCCACTCTTGCCATCACTACTGAACACACCTCGCAGATACCTGGTTTGCCGAGTCCtgaaggagaaaatgaaataaagaccaGCAGTGAAGATGAAAAGCCTGGAACTCCTGAAAGTGGAACGCCACTGCTCCTCACCGATGAGGGCAGTGATGACCAGAAGCACCAGACCCCTAAGGAAACCTCGGACCTTGTTGAAGGAAACCGAACTCCAAGCATTTACGCAAAGTATGCCAACAACGCCAAACTTCCAAATAAACATGTGATGGGCGATGCAGACGAGGCCGATGAACCTTCTACAAGTGCAAAACCGCACTCACCAGTGAAGCCGGCAAGAAATGCAGAGCAGAAAGGACATGGTAGTAGTCCGAACAAAGTGGCAACGAGCAAGAGTAGAACGAGTTCAGCAGCATCCAAGCCTTCAGGTGGGACACCAAGAAACAAGACAGGGGCGAGAAAACCTAACccacagaaaaagaaaaatgtcacCAGGTGA
- the LOC121407825 gene encoding differentially expressed in FDCP 8 homolog, with protein sequence MSTTTSSKDPEVNTFISSAAVIKFSGGSVGTEEWTDSEDEGDATDSRTSDDPQKSILRNKNKTDAPSENTLDSMERDYRERTKEGSVHRDVIANGNVNHKTSGNLIQPQVSNFQTNTDRVIKQAASDSNSTFRLQQGKTADFQSGTSKKRMEDNLLPESPFPEVEVVSRRQGSYDESQNPFSDVPCDGEDVHIRNGHHNAGSRNHSFDERHDHSYSYDADLDISLPSEDQDLAEITNEDLGVGLTENHFSQPEGIFGFSRTEELELAIEECKESVKASPEHSENRRKMVAKLVQLRLKLLQIKEGDEEEEKEDVKVVLGHRFYRMHGKSLNDHCEVCLSVIWALLQTWYKCSECNFGCHGKCLNLVKRKCVSAKVSRLCFDLNICPEKGLSPQNYRCAECRAPLAFSGTQSEPRLCDYSGLYYCSLCHWNDLEVIPARVIHNWDFEPRKVCRQSKQLLKLMCSKAVLRIQDLNPLLFNYVEELSQIKKLREEILIMKVYFLSCRRALEQKLLKQLQIRPHFVENSDTYSLQDLIDTEEGNLLSELATIHGDYAVHIRVDCQICQGKGFICEICNSDEILFPFDMIATLCANCSAVYHRDCFYKRSGDCPRCARLSQRASADRPASSPSRPISK encoded by the exons ATGAGCACGACGACATCCAGTAAAGATCCTGAGGTGAACACCTTCATCAGCTCTGCAGCAGTCATCAAGTTTTCAGGTGGCTCCGTTGGCACAGAAGAATGGACAGACTCCGAAGATGAGGGTGACGCAACGGATTCCAGGACGTCTGATGACCCTCAAAAATCCATCCTACGCAATAAGAACAAGACTGATGCTCCATCGGAAAACACCCTGGACAGCATGGAGAGGGACTACAGGGAAAGGACTAAAGAGGGCAGTGTTCATAGAGATGTTATTGCAAATGGAAATGTGAATCATAAAACTTCAGGAAACCTGATCCAGCCACAGGTATCAAATTTTCAAACGAACACAGATAGAGTTATAAAACAAGCCGCCAGTGATTCAAACTCGACATTTCGGTTGCAGCAGGGAAAAACAGCAGATTTTCAGAGTGGAACTTCCAAAAAGAGAATGGAAGACAATTTATTGCCAGAATCACCGTTTCCTGAGGTGGAGGTAGTTTCTAGAAGACAGGGGAGTTATGATGAGTCGCAGAATCCATTTTCAGATGTGCCTTGTGATGGTGAAGATGTACATATTCGAAATGGTCATCATAATGCTG GTTCCAGGAATCATAGCTTTGATGAGAGGCATGACCATTCTTACTCCTATGACGCAGATTTAGATATCAGCTTGCCTTCAGAAGACCAAGATCTAGCTGAAATCACAAATGAAGACCTAGGAGTGGGACTCACTGAAAATCACTTCTCTCAGCCAGAG GGTATTTTTGGATTCTCCCGCACAGAGGAGCTAGAATTAGCAATAGAGGAATGTAAAGAGTCAGTGAAGGCATCCCCAGAACACTCCGAGAACAGACGCAAGATGGTGGCAAAACTAGTACAACTCAGACTTAAACTACTCCAAATCAAA GAAGGggatgaagaagaggagaaggaaGATGTGAAAGTTGTTCTTGGTCATCGTTTCTATCGGATGCACGGAAAGAGTCTGAATGACCACTGTGAGGTCTGTCTGTCGGTCATCTGGGCTCTTCTCCAGACGTGGTACAAGTGTAGTG AATGTAattttggttgccatggcaagtGCCTTAATTTAGTCAAAAGAAAGTGTGTGAGTGCAAAG GTTTCTCGGCTATGTTTTGATCTCAATATTTGTCCAGAGAAAGGTCTATCACCTCAAAACTATAGGTGTGCAGAATGCAGGGCGCCTCTTGCCTTCA GTGGAACACAGTCGGAGCCTAGGCTGTGTGATTACAGTGGTCTGTATTATTGTAGCCTGTGCCATTGGAATGACCTGGAAGTAATACCAGCAAGGGTCATTCATAACTGGGACTTTGAACCAAGAAAA GTATGTCGGCAATCTAAACAGCTTCTCAAACTGATGTGCAGCAAGGCTGTTCTTAGAATTCAAGATCTCAATCCTTTACTCTTCAACTATGTCGAGGAACTCAGCCAGATCAAG AAACTGAGGGAGGAGATTCTGATCATGAAGGTTTACTTTCTTTCTTGCCGAAGAGCCTTGGAACAAAAACTACTCAAACAA CTCCAGATCAGACCTCACTTTGTTGAGAACAGTGATACCTATTCCCTCCAAGATCTTATAGATACCGAAGAAGGCAATCTGCTCTCCGAGCTAGCTACAATACATGGAGACTATGCAGTTCACATACGAGTTGACTGCCAG ATATGTCAAGGCAAGGGTTTTATATGTGAGATATGCAATTCCGATGAGATTCTGTTTCCGTTTGATATGATAGCTACGTTGTGTGCCAACTGCTCAGCCGTCTACCACAG ggacTGTTTCTACAAGCGGTCAGGTGATTGTCCGAGATGTGCCAGGCTCTCCCAGCGAGCATCCGCTGACCGGCCGGCCTCAAGCCCTTCAAGACCCATCAGTAAATGA